aacaaaggagtggctacgggacaactctgtgaaagtccttgagtggcccagccagaacccagacttgaacctgaatgaacatctctggagagatctgaaaatggctgtgcaccgacactccccatccaacctgatggagcttgagaggtcctgcaaagaagaatgggagaaactgcccaaaaataggtgttgcaagcttgtagcatcatactcaaaaagacttgaggctgtaattggtgccaaaattgcatcaacaaagtattgagcaaaggctgtgaatacatgtgatttattttttatttttaatacatttgcaaagcttTCAAacaaagcgctgtgaatactttccagatgcactgtatgtaatATCCCAGGCTGATttgtcttcccagtccagccatgGTGCCAGCAAGACTACAGATGTCaagaaagttttggaccccattgacttgcattgtactgacaaACACATCAAATACCAATCAGAAAATAAATCCtagtttgtgttccgcagaaaaaTAGAAAGTCAAACGAATTTGAGATGGCATAAATGACGAgataattatttttgggtgaactattcctttaaggatgggctcttttgatttACTGAGAGTAACCCCCCCAGAACACCATCATAATCATGCAGCAACAGGCTAAAAAACCAACTCTGAAAAcgtaaaagttatttttcaaaagaaaatgtacaaaacTTGGTTAATTTACTCCACTCAATTTGTCTAATCCCCAACTTAGAGGAAAAGCATCACTATACAAAACTTAAATGTACAACATTATTAGAGCTAATACTGTAGGTGCGTCCCAATATCACACACTTCTTCACTATTCTGTCAAACTTTTCCTTTTCCACTTTGAAAATCCATGCACTAGATGGTTATGACTTAATCAGAATCTCACACATTTTACTTGTTAGACTTAATGAACCGTGGTCACACTGTCATCATTGGACAACTATTTTTCACATGAGTGAGTAAAGAATTTGATCGGGTAAATGATCACAGCTGAATGGCTTGTCACAGATGGAAAGTGAGACTGTATGAACGTGCAAATCTCTTTACACACTGGTGGCATGTGAGAGGCCCCTCTCCAGTGTGCATTCTTATGCGTATACTTAGGCTGTCTTTGCGTGCAAATGTCTGTCCACATTGGACATGTGTGAGGCTTCTCTCCAGTACAAATTCTTAGATGTCTTTTCAAAGCCTCCTTTTTGCATTAAACTTTTTCcacaatgagggcaggtgaaagacTTGTTAGCATTTACTCTTTGAGCTCCGTTTTGTTTGAGAAATTATATTCCATCTGGGAGAAGTTTTCTTCTGTTATGACGTTATGATGTTTTCCTCCACGTAATTTAAGTCTTGACGtccctctttcacttccatcagctcttaAATGAACGCATTacatattgaaaaataaatgtgaaaagtaAGCCCTTACATAAAAACAATTTCAGGTTACGTCTTTGTGGTTTTTGATATACCAACGGCTAATTCTGTCACTCTCATTATATTTATGTCCTTTGTATCAGAGTTTAGTTTTTACGGAGATATAAACCTCCACGGCTTTACAATAGTGAGAGCAAAACGGTCAAATGTGATCACATAATGGCCCTGACCTCAACGAACTGCCATTTGGGGAGAGCCGTAAACcgacacctacctgtcgcaaaatccTTCTTGACTTTTTAATGAACAAAAGACATACATAaacataaatcacacacacacacacacacacacacaaaaaaaaaacagagcaaggcaataaaatatatttttaaacaagatACAGTAAACTGAGAtagtctacaaaaaaaaaaaaaaaaactaatttcacaaacatcaaaagccacagaaattaaacacaataaacgAACActataaaaagaaatacaaataaaaaaaatactaaatacaataataattgtcACCTTCAGGAAATCAGGATGTAACTAACTTCTTTTAACCGTTATGTTGTGTTCCTGgacgacttttttttttttttttaactaattgtttattttacttactaagcaatttcagccattctacttccacgagactgagccgttgaaatagccacgccccctctttcaaAGACCGGCACTCCAAAGAATCCCATACAAGCTTTCTTGATAGCAGAaacagttgtcaaaaacaacagcagcaaaacagcgccgtcaactgacaactgttatgaacaacatggcataaaaatggcaaaaagcctCAATTTGCTGTACCTCTAATAATATAAGAATGTGCTAAATAaatgacaggcagaaagtgtcaaTGACCGTGGCccgcagacacatttttgaaTGATGAACTGTCGAGTTcagaatgtgaaaataaaagactgagcattTAAAAGGTGTCACGGAGAGACACTGTGAGTAAATCCAGGTGAGCAGAGTGGCAAaaagcaggtgagtaatatccagaaaCGAGgaacagataactcacaacaTTATGAGTTATGAACattacttgcaggcaataataaAGACACAGGTAtttttgacatagtagaaagttctggagtctcagagatcCTATCAATGAGAAcagacaaagtgtgtgtgtgtgtgtgtaaagcggggtatatatgcagtccttgattagccaaTAATGAGATCTCACAACATTATTTATTCAACTGAAATTgcagtgtaaatatatttatgccacctctgagcagcattaaacagtCTATGTACACCTAAATGCCACTTCAGttgcagcttctgtgccacctttgcagtgAAAGATATATacacatttgtgaataaaacttACCCACAGCGTATGGCACATGGCTCTCTCAACTTTATGGTTTCACAACTCTGAATATATTTGCAATTGATAAGAATGAAACCGTTCTAATGTGTCAGCAAATTAAAACGctttaagaattggtaggatcagctatatgcattgtaaagtccagattctaggctttaaaattacatattttgttCAAATCAACAAATGAATAACCACTTGcttatgtaattataatttttttaatctgcagAGAATGCCCCCCACAGGCCTGGTATAAactcagttcaacttcagttaaTCTTtctatcaataaaaatatatattttaaaatattgaaacaaaataatgactaaaaaagttcaaatgttcaaaaaaaaaagggccggtcatttttgaccggaaacacaaaatgtgttaattGTCCAAAACACAAGGATAAAAAAAGCAATTTAATAGTAAACATTACACAGAGTTAACTCCAAAATGACATGTTTAAGATTATCAGACAGGCAGTCTGTTCATTAATCGATGAGCCGAtttctcacaaaagcagtttattcagcatacTCATGCGTCACCTCTGAAGACATCCTATGGAGTTATATTTGTGCCAAAATTCTGTGCACAAGATATGAGTGCACAAAAAGGTATTTTGCACATGTGAACTCAATCAATGTGTCTTTTTGCAAAGATTAATTCATTTTGAGCCAACGAAAATGAATTTTGCGCCCGAAAAAGTTTATTTgtatgtgaattttcacagaattAAGAAATGTAACTCCATTGCATGAACTCAATCCCTCTCTCCTAATACCCAATCTGCTGGCACTCGTTGCTTTGACTGTTTGCTTGCTCAACAGGGTTACAATGTGCCAGAATATTAGCCAATCAGAGATGAGGGGGTACACTTTTATTAGCTGGCTCTGGGATGTCtgtttagatcttttcatctgaaaAGTATCACAATCTTATTAACATCTGATAATCTTTAAAAGATCAGATAAAcctctcaaagacatctgctgaatgtcttctTGACATGCGAGACTATTGACATATCCAATAGACATATTGCAATGcgcaaataatgtaaaaatatatcttCCCGATGTAAACACAAATCAAacagacgtctgggtgatgtatggATGCTATCAGGGTAATCTTTCCAATGTGTAAAACATGATGAAAAATGGGtgggaaaaatcccatagacttacaatgAAGAATCTAGGATCCCAAATATATTTTAGACTTAAAGGTGATGCAAGCgactttttttttcatggaaatgtaTGCAGGAAATGTTCCTACACACTTAAAGATATTAATGGAATAAGTGTCCCGAGATATCTTACCAGACTcagtgacagctgtagactttgtaaacggcAAACAAAAATTTGTCCGCAGACATTTGCTAATTACGAGCATGTTGTGCTCCCGTGCTTGCtgtcggaaagaacaggaaacatggacgacGCCAGGTTCAGTCAGTCATATTtctgaggaacttttattttgacaatatatatatatcactcatTTAGTTTGCTGATGATAAATGGAATTTGTCAAATACAAGCCATTTACATGGtgcaaaaatgtacaacatgcatcaaatagTTGccgatatacataaatgaatatgactaAGACAGCAAGCGCTAACAATTAACTGTGAACAAAACcggtcattcactacagaaactgtactctcctacgccatgttgaaagtttaggactCTTCCCATCTCGGCATCTTGGGTATCATCTACAATTCCGAGTTTCCCACTTGAACTTCCGACTTCGCTGGGTCATTCACAAGctcttaatttagttttttccccaGTCCACAAGCTTCCCcagcttttcacctgtcaatcatttcgcTCGTTCTCTTAGTGTTGCATTTGAAGctgtgattcataatgtttgtcagttgagagcGCTATTGTGCCAAAGGAACAAACAATGATGCTTTTCTGCTTGGTTTGGGTCTAAAAATGTCTTTGGAGGGCGAGGATTTGGAATGAAGGGGTGTGGCTATTCCAACGGCCCAGTCACGTGAACGCTTCAGAACGCTAAacgggtgggctcttttgacatgtTTTAATAAGGAACCACTAAGGACAACCACATAAAATCACATTCAGCAATGCTCTAAAAAAAACACTGAGAATACTTTTGGGAGTTTTATGCTGgcacaagtttttttttagaaaaaaaaaagaaaaacctagTTTAGTCTAATCAATTAGTCTACTCAAAAAATTGACTACAAAACTTTTTCTGAGCCGATACTTTGACTTTCCCCTAAATTGACAAACTTCACCACATAGGGCAGGTACTAGGATATGATCTTAGGTGGGGCAATGACTGTTTTGCCATCAATCCAGGTGGGGGCATCAGATATTTCTTGGGGGGTTATTACGTTACATTTACATGCTGCCatacttcatacgaaatcgaAGAATGATGGGGTTTTTCCATTTCGAACTAAATCTAGCAAAactaaggtgtttttgagttgaATGATTCATAACAGCTAGCCAGCACAAACTTTAAGGAAAACTTCAtatcggctgctaaacaccttactgccattggtcctcGATCTGGAGCTACACCTACTTTGATGTACTCCAGTATGTAGGATATTTCAAGTGAGAGACCTTAATATAGGCCATCCCACACTCACAGAAAGTGAGTCTGTGTGAACGCGAGAatgtctttccacactgagggcatgtgaaaCGCTCCTCTCAAGAATGTCTTCTCAAGTGTACATTAAGGGTGTCTTTACgcatgaaactctttccacactgatggcatgtatAAGGCCTCTCTCCAGTATGTGCTCTTAGATGTCTATTAAGGTCTCCAATATGCGGGAAACTTTTACCACACTGATTGcacgtgtaaggcttctctccagtatgaacccTTAGGTGTTTTACAAAGGTTCCTTTATGAGTGacactttttccacactgagggcaggtgAATGTTTTTTTAGCTCTTGTTGTTGGAGTTCTGTTCTGTGAGAAATTATTTTCCATCTGTGAGCTGCTAAAACGTTTCTCTTCTCATATGACGTTATGATGTTTCTCCTCCGCTTAATTCAGGTCTTGACGTCCCTCTTTCACTTCGGTCAGATCTGAAATGAACATATTACAATGATCAAAAACCAATGAAAGATAGCAGAATGTTGTGCTCTTTGATGGACCAAAGGTTAATTTTGCCATTGTCATATTTGCatttgtagacaaaaaaaaaaaaaacacaggtcgatggccaatttcactggtactTGTGACTGTgagacaataaaggactactactactacaccgCCCCCTAACCTGTGTTGGACGCATCCGTAGTCTCCACTTTCCACCAGACAATCTGCCCCAGCGTAACTCCTCGCTGGTAAAACGCTAAAAGGTGCTAAAGTGGCGGTGGGATATAGTGATGCAAATGCACCCATTGTGCCAAGCATGTTGTGGCACAAGGCgcttgagccagcactgaagaggtctcatgtttaagagacctaatggaatgaTGGCGGATACCGCCACCACCTTAAACTCCGATGCTTTTTGAAACCGCAtcagtggaagtgttctccccagtttgaaatgagacacactgtagaatggcctgaacaCGTCCACTTGTGGAGTCAAGgcggactcccaaaaaggagatttgttggctgggggTAGGGTTTGCTCTTCGCCCAGTTCACGTCGAGGCCCAAACTGTTTAGATGTTGAAGCAGTAGgtctctgtgctggcataacagagcTTCTGATTgtgccagtaacagccaatcgtcgaggtagttcaagatgtACACACCACTCAGTTTCAGAGGGACGAGAAACGCATTGATGCACTCTGTGCGAAGAGcagagacagtccgaagggcaggactttgaagtGATACGCTGTTCCCTCAAATGCAAATCTCTAAAACATCCTGTTATGtcatacaatttggatatgaaagtacgcatccttcagatcttgTGACATAAATTGATAAGATGAGTTTCGGCGTAATAATTTTGAACGGGCACTTTGTGAGTGCACGAttcaaatgtctcagatccaggaccGGCCGAAGCCCACCGTCTTTCtatgggacaagaaaataacaccTGTTAAACCCTTTTTGGGCTTGACAATTTGTCACAACCTCGATCACACTTTCACAAGGAAATTGTGTATTTTGGCTCGTAACACTAGCGCGTCTTTGGACGAaaccatggaagacagaaagccGTTGAAACGGGGTTGCCAGCGTGCAAATTGGATCGTTTTATGCACCCATTCTGAAACACCCATTATGGCTCACCACGCATCCGCAAacaggacagagggcaatttggttcgCTCAATGTATAACAATGCGTCGCTCATCATAGGGAAGCAGCCAATTTAACAAgttaattaagtgcaattaattgcattgcccccggaccgtaataaggaagattcctgagaaatgcaagcttgtagtaccacctgtttactccagagggcagtaagtgaaacttcagctgtatagcaatgcgcagtttatacagtgaagaaaacaacccttcagcaggcagcacaacacaaacatacgttacgttcttgcattcaaaacacttggagtgcaAATTGAAACGCATTGATGAATGTAATGCCTTttcattatctgaatattttatataatttttaaagataactgtataattatttcatcattaattagcaaatatttgtattaatcgggacaccatgcaatcatttgattaaaaacttttaaacaattgacagccctaattcctACATAACCAACTATTAACTGTTATGTTTCATTCACACATAAAACTGTTTTGGTCTTTATTTCAATAGTTCCCTGTTGTCGGCTAATGAATTATGGTGATGACCAAGATGTTCTGTAAATTGTCACATTAAGCCCATTTCATTGATATTAACAAGCAAATATAATCACTTGATATCTATttataaaaggagggacaagtccaagtaattattctttgtgttaatcaacattatgccacaaatgataatgtgagcttaacttgttttgaatatcTTGTCAAAACTATCTAATCTGTAGCTGGTTAATTTAAACTCGTTCAAAATCACCGACAAATGATGGGCAATTTTCATATTAAAACGTCACATCTCTCAACATAAATACTAAGCGTTTCTGTATTCTAAACTCAAGCATAAAATAACAATACTAGCTGTAAAACACGTTGTTTATCGATACTGAAGCGTTTCGAATCACTGAAAACACTGATTTCTTGGCGTCCCTTCACGTGCATGCCAAATCAAATTAATCAGCCACACGAACAAGCTTTGCGCAAACTCTACAAAACACACCAACTTAttgcaataaaattaaatgatATGATATGATTTGTTTTAGCTGCAGGAACACTTACCACTCTTCAGCCAACGAACTGAGTGTACTGAATAGGAGCGAGAAGAGGAAACGGAATGTACGTCATCTCTTAAAGGGAAAGTGAGCTGCCTGTAAAGCCGTAAGAGAATTACTTTTTTTTCAGACCATGGattccctcaggattttcctatgggtttttataatggcagtttttgATTTGAGTATAAGGCGTTCATTTAAGTTATTTGAAAATGTTGTCCTCTAACATGAATTGCacaagagactatttagcagaggcTATTTAAATgattgggagaaattggaacgcccagcGCTCAACGGATGTAgacaggaagtcccgccttacagttaaaagagccaatcacctttaagaCAAACGACTgtagaacgcgcatgcgcattagttaTACACGCCGGGAAAATTGCGTTTTGTATTTTAATAAGGTAAATAAGCACAATGATAACAGTTTTGTCCAGTTTTATAATGATTTGGAACATGTTCCTTGATCGTAATGTTCACCAACCGTTTTTGAGTGAAGGAAAAACTTTAATTTCACATTGTCATACAGACCCCAAAAAAAGCCACCATATTTTTGACCGGCAAAGACAGTTTATTAGTTCATACATAAGGAATACTCAAAAGTTATGGTCAGCTAAACTACAAAACACAAGTTTATTGAACTTTAGTTTCACATGTTAAGTTTTACAGTCCAACTTGTagctaaaaaataacaaaatgttgacaaaattcaACTGCAAAGACTCTTTTGGATTATTCTGATGAAACCGAATGCTGTAATTGTTTCTCTCGATTATGCACTCTCTgatgtattttcatgttttcaggCCAACTGAAGCACTTGtcacaatgtgagcacttgtaaggtttctctcccgTATGAATTCTCCGGTGCTTATTCAGTTGGCTGGCTGAAGTAAAGGCCTTCCCACACTCAGAGCACACGTGATCTTTTACACCAGCATGTCTTTTCTGGTGATCCTTCAAATTGTCCAGTCGCGAAAAAAACTTTCCACAATCAGAACACCGGTGCGGCTTCTCGTTTGTATGAACCTGCAGGTGTGTCGTCAGACGTGATTTTGTTGTAAATCGTTTACGGCACCGATCGCACTCAAATGGCTTTTCACCAGAGTGACTGCGCATGTGATATTTGAGATTCGTTTTTTCGGAGAAACTTTTTTCACAAAGTTGACATGCGTATGGCTTCTCTCCGCTGTGAATTTTCATGTGCTTCCTAAGATTTTTTTGACACACATACCCCTGTCCGCACTGAGGGcacgtgtaaggcttctctccggtgtgaattctcatgtgaatcTTCAGGTTTTCTTTTTTTGAGATGCACTTTCCACACTCGGGGCAGATGAAACCCTTCTCTGTGATTTCTGTGTGAGTTCTCGTGTGAATCTTAAGGCCTTCTTTACGTGcaaaactcttcccacactgaaGACACATATAAGGATTCTCTCCGGTGTGAACTCTCATGTGAATCTTCAGGTTTTCTTTTTGTGTGATGCTCTTTCCACACAGAGGACATGTGTAAGGTGTCTTCCCGGTGTGAATGGTCATGTGTCTATTGAGATGTGCTTTACACGTGTaactcttttcacagtgaagGCACGCGTGAGGCCTCTCTCTAATGTGAATTGTTAAATGCATCTCAAGGTTGTCTTGACATGCAAAAGTCTCTCCACACTGAACGCAGATCAAAGAGTTTTCCGCTTCTGTTTCATG
The sequence above is a segment of the Xyrauchen texanus isolate HMW12.3.18 chromosome 38, RBS_HiC_50CHRs, whole genome shotgun sequence genome. Coding sequences within it:
- the LOC127631714 gene encoding zinc finger protein 239-like, whose protein sequence is METFEFFKEESEDISDPESCRMNHEDTEEQRDVMERQEGLEDLNEMEEKHHYIITGDSDGCSETLHFSHETEAENSLICVQCGETFACQDNLEMHLTIHIRERPHACLHCEKSYTCKAHLNRHMTIHTGKTPYTCPLCGKSITQKENLKIHMRVHTGENPYMCLQCGKSFARKEGLKIHTRTHTEITEKGFICPECGKCISKKENLKIHMRIHTGEKPYTCPQCGQGYVCQKNLRKHMKIHSGEKPYACQLCEKSFSEKTNLKYHMRSHSGEKPFECDRCRKRFTTKSRLTTHLQVHTNEKPHRCSDCGKFFSRLDNLKDHQKRHAGVKDHVCSECGKAFTSASQLNKHRRIHTGEKPYKCSHCDKCFSWPENMKIHQRVHNREKQLQHSVSSE